The Streptomyces sp. NBC_00691 genome has a segment encoding these proteins:
- a CDS encoding Dps family protein, which produces MPVVNNPLPQRDRETAGAALQATLTDLLGLSLVAKQAHWNVYGPRFRSVHLQLDEAATIARNHADTVAERAAALGVSPDGRAGTIANTSGVPVFPPGWTKDSDAVDALVHALSAVTERLRERIVAMGPVDVVTEDLLVGLTADLEKQSWMFQAENRV; this is translated from the coding sequence GTGCCGGTTGTGAACAACCCCCTGCCGCAGCGCGACCGCGAGACCGCGGGTGCGGCGCTGCAGGCGACCCTGACCGACCTCCTCGGCCTGTCCCTGGTGGCCAAGCAGGCCCACTGGAATGTGTACGGCCCGCGCTTCCGCTCGGTCCACCTCCAGCTCGACGAGGCCGCCACCATCGCCCGGAACCACGCCGACACGGTGGCCGAGCGCGCGGCCGCCCTGGGCGTCAGCCCGGACGGACGGGCCGGGACCATCGCGAACACCAGTGGCGTGCCCGTCTTTCCGCCGGGCTGGACCAAGGACAGCGACGCCGTTGACGCCTTGGTGCACGCGCTCTCCGCCGTGACCGAGAGGCTGCGTGAGCGCATCGTCGCGATGGGCCCGGTGGATGTCGTCACCGAGGACCTCCTCGTCGGACTCACGGCCGATCTCGAGAAGCAGAGCTGGATGTTCCAGGCGGAGAACCGGGTCTGA
- a CDS encoding alpha/beta fold hydrolase, translating to MGTITVGTEGSTGIDLYYEDHGSGQPVVLIHGYPLDGQSWEKQTDALVKAGYRVITYDRRGFGRSSKTMTGYDYDTFAADLDTVLTQLDLRDVVLVGFSMGSGEVARYLGTYGSERVAKAAFLGSLQPFLLQTPDNPTGVPLSVFDGIAEQAEADRYAWYESFFVDFFNTDETLESRLSEAALRANWVTAVDSAPMAAYACVPAWLTDFRADVERIDVPSLILHGTADRILPIDATAREFRRHLPEARYVEIDGAPHGLLLTHAAEVNAALLDFLAA from the coding sequence ATGGGAACCATCACCGTCGGCACCGAGGGCTCGACCGGCATCGACCTCTACTACGAGGACCACGGGTCGGGCCAGCCGGTCGTCCTGATCCACGGCTACCCGCTGGACGGGCAGTCGTGGGAGAAGCAGACCGATGCGCTGGTCAAGGCCGGCTACCGCGTCATCACCTACGACCGCCGTGGCTTCGGCCGGTCGAGCAAGACTATGACGGGCTACGACTACGACACCTTCGCCGCCGACCTGGACACCGTACTGACCCAGCTGGACCTGCGTGACGTGGTTCTCGTCGGGTTCTCGATGGGCTCGGGCGAGGTCGCCCGCTACCTCGGTACCTACGGCTCGGAGCGGGTGGCGAAGGCGGCGTTCCTCGGTTCGCTCCAGCCGTTCCTTCTGCAGACGCCGGACAACCCCACCGGTGTGCCGCTGAGCGTCTTCGACGGCATCGCGGAGCAGGCGGAGGCCGACCGCTACGCCTGGTACGAGAGCTTCTTCGTCGACTTCTTCAACACCGACGAGACGCTTGAGTCGCGGCTCAGCGAGGCCGCGCTGCGGGCGAACTGGGTCACCGCCGTCGACTCGGCGCCCATGGCCGCGTACGCGTGCGTCCCGGCGTGGCTGACGGACTTCCGGGCCGACGTGGAGCGCATCGACGTGCCGTCGCTGATCCTGCACGGGACCGCCGACCGCATCCTGCCGATCGACGCCACGGCCCGCGAGTTCCGACGCCACCTGCCCGAAGCGCGGTACGTCGAGATCGACGGCGCTCCGCACGGTCTGCTGCTCACCCACGCGGCCGAGGTCAACGCCGCCCTGCTCGACTTCCTCGCCGCCTGA
- a CDS encoding serine hydrolase domain-containing protein, with protein MGVEGTSTARFEPVRAALAAHLEAGEELGASIAVDVDGVMEVDLWGGHADEARTVPWHRDTLVSLWSTTKTLTNLAALILVDRGALDLHRPVAHYWPEFAAQGKKHIEVRHVLAHTSGLSGWEQPFSMEDLYDRPTASARLAAQAPWWEPGSASGYHVQTQGQLVGELVRRVSGRSLTEFVATEIAEPAQADVQIGARRADWPRIADLVAPSQPIGMPTGLDPEGIFIRTLLGSPARDEHVDTPQWRSAELGAVNGHGNARGLARALSVVSRRGEVNGRRLLSEETVDKVFDVQADGVDLFLGVPVRWGVGYALADPRTMPHMPTGRICFWVGRGGSIVMMDLDRRVTFSYTMNRVGDGLLGSERTHIYLRHVYEVLEGTG; from the coding sequence ATGGGTGTCGAGGGCACGAGCACCGCCCGGTTCGAGCCGGTACGGGCGGCGCTGGCGGCACACCTCGAAGCCGGCGAGGAGCTGGGCGCGTCGATCGCCGTCGATGTGGACGGGGTCATGGAAGTCGATCTCTGGGGTGGCCACGCGGACGAAGCACGGACCGTTCCGTGGCACCGGGACACTTTGGTGAGCCTGTGGTCGACCACGAAGACCCTCACCAATCTCGCGGCCCTCATCCTCGTCGACCGGGGCGCGCTGGATCTGCACCGCCCGGTGGCGCACTACTGGCCCGAGTTCGCCGCCCAGGGAAAAAAACACATCGAGGTGCGTCACGTCCTGGCCCACACCTCGGGACTGTCCGGCTGGGAGCAGCCCTTCTCCATGGAGGACCTCTACGACCGGCCCACCGCGAGTGCCCGGCTGGCCGCACAGGCACCCTGGTGGGAGCCGGGCTCCGCGTCCGGCTACCACGTCCAGACCCAGGGGCAGTTGGTGGGAGAGCTCGTCCGGCGGGTCAGCGGCCGCAGCCTGACAGAGTTCGTCGCCACCGAGATCGCCGAGCCGGCGCAGGCTGATGTCCAGATCGGCGCGCGACGGGCCGACTGGCCGCGTATCGCCGATCTGGTGGCCCCCTCGCAGCCAATCGGCATGCCCACGGGTCTTGATCCCGAGGGGATCTTCATCAGGACGTTGCTCGGAAGCCCCGCGCGTGACGAGCACGTCGACACCCCGCAGTGGCGCTCCGCCGAACTCGGAGCCGTCAACGGACACGGCAACGCACGTGGCCTGGCCCGAGCGCTCTCCGTCGTCTCGCGGCGCGGCGAGGTCAACGGCCGCCGGCTTCTCTCCGAGGAGACGGTGGACAAGGTGTTCGACGTCCAGGCCGACGGAGTCGACCTGTTTCTGGGCGTCCCCGTCCGCTGGGGCGTCGGCTACGCCCTCGCCGATCCGAGGACGATGCCGCACATGCCCACTGGGAGAATCTGCTTCTGGGTCGGCAGGGGCGGGTCGATCGTCATGATGGACCTCGACCGGCGCGTCACGTTCTCGTACACCATGAACCGGGTGGGCGACGGGCTCCTCGGTTCGGAGCGCACGCACATCTACCTCAGGCACGTCTACGAAGTCCTGGAGGGTACCGGCTGA